GGTAGTGGCGGCGGTAGTAGTTCTCGAGCCCGCGCGCGCCGGCGTCGCGGTAGAAGTCGACCGGCGTGCCCTCGCGCGCGATGCGCACGCGCGCGGCGTCGAACTGCTCCTCGAAGTTCGCGTGGTAGCGGGCCACGACCTTGCCGAGCGAGGGCAGCATGCCCTGGCCGACGAACTGATAGAGGCGCTCGAGGATCTCGTGGACGCGCTTGCCGACGAACGCCTCGATGCCCTCGCTCTCGATCTGGATCTTTTCGATGTAGCGGAAGGAATACTGCTTGGGGCAGTTCTCGAAGCAGTTGAGGCTCGACGGCGAAAAGACCGATTGCACGTGAGCTCGCGGAGGGGCCGGATTGTTAGGGAGTCAGAGTGTCGGGGGTTCTGGCGACTCTAGCAGCGCACGTGCGCGCGCCACGATCTCGCGCTCCGCGTCGAAGCTCATGCGCGCCTCGGCTTCGGCGAGCGCGCACCACAACACGCGCGCCATCTCGCCGTCGGCCGCGTGCGCTTCGCCCGCGGCATGGGCCATCAGGTAGTAGTGCACGCGCTTCGCGACCTGGCGCCCGGCCCGGCGCTCGTAGAACACGTACGAGACGTCGCCGAGGGGCGCGATGATGCGGGCGCTGAGCCCGACTTCCTCGCGCACCTCGCGCAGCGCCGCCTCTTCCCGCGTCTCGCCGGGGTCGATCTTGCCCTTCGGCAGGCGAATCGTGCGGCGCCCGGAGTTGCGGTCGACTTGCTCGGCGATGAGCGCCTCGTAACCGCTGGCGCCGCGCCGCACGACGAGCCCGCCGGCGCTGACTTCTTCGCTGCGCTCCGCCACCCCGTCCCCCGTGCCGGCATCCTGCCCGAATCTCACAGAAACTTTGGGGCTAAGCTGCAAAACCTTGCGCCCGGCCGGAGCACCGATGAAAGCCAAGCGACTCGACGATGTCTACGAGGCCACGATCGCGGCGCTCTCCGCGCCGGCGGTGGACGCGCTCGCGAAGGCCGATGCGGAGGGCTACCCGGCCTACGACGAGGTCGTGGCGTGGACCGAGCGCGTGAAGGGCGTCGTGCTCCACCAGCGCGACCGCGGTGCGCTGCGTTCGGAGCTGCCCGCGATCGCCGAGCGGCTGCTGCGCTTCCTCGCGAAGGTGCCGCTGCCGGAAGGCGTGGTCGCGGAGGCGGTCGCAGCCGAGTTCGTCGCTCGCCTCCCCCAGGTGCGCGAGCGCCTGGCGGAAGACCTGGAGGCCGCGTTCGAGGGCGACCCGGCCGCGAAGAGCTTCGCGGAGATCCTGGTGGCGTATCCCTCGATCCAGGCGATCGCCGTGTACCGCCTCGCGCACGAGCTCGTGAAGCTCGGCGCACCGCAGCTGCCGCGCATCATGGCCGAGTACGCGCACGATCGAACCGGGATCGACATTCATCCCGGCGCGAACATCGGACGGCGCATTTTCATCGACCACGGCACCGGCGTCGTGATCGGCGAGAGCGCCGACATCGGCGACAACGTGCGCATCTATCAGGGCGTGACGCTCGGCGCGTTCTCGCCGCGCCGCGGTCAGACGATCCGCGGCACGAAGCGCCACCCGACGCTCGAGGACGACGTCACGATCTACGCGGGCGCCACGATCCTCGGCGGCGAGACCGTGATCGGGCGCGGCACGGTGATCAGCGGCAACGCGGTTGTGACGGAGTCGGTGCCGCCGGGCTCGCGGGTCGTGCCCGAAACGCAGCGGCTCGAAGTGCGGCAGCGTGGCGAGACGAAAGAGCCCAAACAGCTGAATTGGGAGATTTGAGGAGATGTCGCGAGCGGGTTGCGGTGCTCACACGCGCTGGGTTGCACAGCGGATGCAGCCGACGCCGCTGCGCGCCGCGGCTGATCCGCTTGGCGCGATTCGGCTTGGGGTGCGCTCGCTCGCGGTCCTCTCGTTCGTGCTGGTTGCGTTTTTCATGAGTGCGCCCGCGATTGCGCAGTCCGAAGAAGGCTGGGGCTACGCGCTCTCGAACGAGCTGATGAGCCCGTGGTGCCCCGGCTTCTCCTTGCCCGATTGCAGCAGCGGCTACGCGCAAGACCTGCGTATGTGGATCCTCGAGCAGGAGCGGCTCGGGCGCCCCGAAGCCGACGTGAAGGCGGAGATCCTCGCGAGGTACGGCGAGAAGATGTTGCAGGCGCCCGAGGCGAAGGGTCGCGGCGTCCTCGCCTACGTGATCCCGGGCGTCGTGATTGCGCTCGGCCTCGCGCTGATCGTGACGTTCTTGCGACGCCAAGGAACGCCGGCGCAAGTGCCGGCCGCCGCGGATGCGAGCGCGCTCTCGCGCGTCGACGCGGAGCTCGCCGAGTACGAGCGCAAGAATCCGAGCGCATGAAGATCTACACGCGGCGCGGGGACTCGGGCGAGACGGATCTGTTCGCGGGCGGGCGCGTCGGCAAGGACGACGTGCGCGTCGAGGCGTACGGCGCCGTCGACGAGCTGCTCGCGGTGCTCGGGACTGCGGCGGCGGACTCGCAGCAGGCGGATCTGCGCGCATTCGTCGCCGAGATCCAGAGCACGCTGTTCTCGCTCGGCTCTTACCTCGCGACACCGGATGCAGAGCGCCGCGCGAAGAGCGGCATCGCCGAGCCCGCGCAGGCCTGGGTCGACGCGCTCGAAGCCGCGATCGATCGCAGCGAAGCGGAGCTCGCGCCGCTGAAGCGCTTCATCCTGCCCGGCGGCACGCGCGGCGCCGCGAGCTTTCACCACGCGCGCGTCGTCTGCCGCCGCGCCGAGCGCAGGTGCGTCACGCTGCACCGCGCGCAGCCGCTCAGCGAAGTGGCGCTGCGCTACCTGAACCGCCTCAGCGACTTGTTATTCGTGCTCGCGCGGGTGGAGAACAAGCGCGCGGGCGTGCCGGACGTGGAGTGGGCGGGGCTGGGGTGAGCGGCGAAGGCCGTGTTCGCAGTCGCTCACCCACAATCGCGCGTGGCGATGAGGTCGTGAGCGCGCTCGAGGTCAGGCAGAGGTGTCGGCCGAGGCATTCGGGTCGCTCTGAGCGGGATCGCGCGGATCAACGGCGCCCAGCACCTCCCGCGGTCCCTCGAACAGCTCGCGGATCCGCGTCCCGAGCATGAAGAAGAACAGCAGCTCCGCGAGCAACAACAACAGCACGAGCTTGCCTGCGCGCCTCCACAACTTCTTCACGCCGCGCCTCCCCGCAGCGCGCGCTCGATTGCAGCGCCGAGCTCTTCCGCGAGCGCGAAGCCCGACACCTCGGGCGCGGCGGCGAGCTTCTCCGCGAGCGCGCTCGCGCCGCCGAGCGCGGCGAGGCCGTAGCTGCCGTAGCGGCGCGCGAGCATGCCGCGCAGCCAGGCGTCGCGGCCGCGGCGGCGGTTCGCGGTGAGTGCGCTGCCCGCGAGATGCGCGCGGTGCTTCGCGATCGCGGCTTCGAGCGCGTCGATGCCCGTGCCGTCGCGTGCACTCAGCAGCACCACCGGCGGGATCCAGGCGACGTCGCTCTTCTCGCCGAGTGCGAGCGCACTCTCGAGCTCGCGCGCGGTGCGCTCGGCGAGCGCGCCGAGGTCGGCTTTGCCGACCGCGAAGATGTCCGGGAGCTCGAGCACTCCGGCCTTGAGGAACTGCACGGTGTCGCCCGCCGCGGGCTGCGCCACGAACACGAGCGTGTCGACGAGATCGGCGACGTCGCCCTCGCTCTGGCCCACGCCCACGGTCTCGACGATCACCACGTCGAACACCGCGGCCATGATCGTGACCGCGGCGCGCGCGGCGTCGCTGAGTCCGCCTAATGACTCGCGCGCCGCGAGCGAGCGGAAGAAAACGCCGGAGTCGTTCGCGGCGGAGCGCACGCGCACGCGGTCGCCGAGCAGCGCGCCGCCGCTCTTCTGGCTCGAAGGATCTACCGCGACGATCCCCACCGTTTCGCCGCGCGCGCGGTGCGCGCGCACGAGCGCGTCGAGCAGCGTGGACTTGCCGGCGCCGGGCGCGCCGGTGAGCCCGAGCCGCGGCGCGCCGCCGAACAGCACGCGCGCTTCGAGCGCCGCGAGCAGCTCGCGCGCGGCGGCGCGCTCTTCGGGCCGCGAGTCGTCCGCGAGATTCAGCGCAGGCGCGACGGCGGCTCGGTCGCGCGCGAGCAGTCGCGCCGTCAACTCCGCGGCGCGTTCGTTGGCGCTAGGCAGACGCGGCCTCCGCCACGTCCACCACTTCCCCTAACACGCGCGTCAGGTCGAAATCCTTCGGCGTGTAGACGCGCGCGACGCCTGCGGCGCGCAGCTGCGCGGCATCGTCTTCGGGGATGATGCCGCCCACGATGACCGGCACGCGCACGCCCGCGTCGCGCAGGCGGCCGAGCACGTCGAGCACGAGCACGCCGTGCGAGCCGGACAGGATCGATAGCCCGATCACGTGCACGCCTTCGTCGCGCGCGCTCTGCACGATCTCGGCGGGCGTGACGCGAATGCCCTCGTACACGACCTCCATGCCGAGGTCGCGCGCGCGCACCGCGATTTGCTCCGCGCCGTTGCTGTGGCCGTCGAGGCCGGGCTTGCCCACGAGCAGCTTCAGCGGCCGCCCGAGCTTCGGCGCGAGTCCGCGCACGCGCGCGCGGATCTTCTCGGCCTCGGGGTCCGCGCCGCGCACTTCGCGCACGACCACGCCGGTCGGCGCGCGGTACTCGCCGAACACGGCGCGCAGCGCGTCGGCCCATTCGCCGGTGGTGACGCCGGCCTGCGCGCAGCGGATCGAGGCGGGCATCACGTTCGCGCCGCTCTTCGCGGCGTCGCGCAGGTTCGCGAGCGCCGCCTTCGCGTCGCCGGCGCTGCGCTTGCTCCGGAACGCGCGCAACCGCTCGATCGCCGCATGCTCGGCGCTCTCGTCGACTTTGAGGATCGCGCCGCCGGCGCCGCTCGTGAGCGGGCTCGGCTCGGCTTCGCGATACGCGTTCATGCCGATCACCATCTGCTCGCCGCTCTCGATCGCGCGCAGCCGCTTGGTATGCGACTCCACGAGACGCTGCTTCATGTACGCGTTCTCGACCGCGGCCACCGCGCCGCCCATCCCTAACACCTTGTCGAGCTCGGCCTGCGCACCGTCCGTCAGCTCCTTCACCTTTGCGGCGACGACGGGCGAGCCGTCGAACAGGTCGCCGTACTCGAGCAGGTCGGTCTCGTAGGCGAGGATTTGCTGGATGCGCAGCGACCACTGCTGATCCCACGGCCGCGGCAACCCCAATGCCTCGTTCCACGCGGGCAGCTGCAGCGCCCGCGCGCGCGCGTTCTTCGAGAGCGTGACGCCGAGCGCCTCGAGCACGATGCGGATCACGTTGTTCTCGGGCTGCGCCTCCGTCAGCCCGAGGCTGTTCACCTGCACGCCGTAGCGGAAGCGGCGCAGCTCGGCGTCCGCGACGCCATAGCGCTCACGGCCCACGCGATCCCACA
This genomic stretch from Deltaproteobacteria bacterium harbors:
- a CDS encoding cytochrome c-type biogenesis protein CcmH, giving the protein MSRAGCGAHTRWVAQRMQPTPLRAAADPLGAIRLGVRSLAVLSFVLVAFFMSAPAIAQSEEGWGYALSNELMSPWCPGFSLPDCSSGYAQDLRMWILEQERLGRPEADVKAEILARYGEKMLQAPEAKGRGVLAYVIPGVVIALGLALIVTFLRRQGTPAQVPAAADASALSRVDAELAEYERKNPSA
- a CDS encoding protein meaA, encoding MAEREKPWVFRTYSGHSSAEASNALYRTNLAKGQTGLSVAFDLPTQTGYDSDHPLARGEVGKVGVPVGSIEDMDTLFRGIPLDRMNTSMTINATAAWLLALYVAAAERQGVAASKLSGTTQNDIVKEYLSRGTYVFPPEPSIRLISDMIAFTVDAIPKWNPINICSYHLQEAGATPVQEIAYSFANAIAVLDAVKARGDVAASALLRVFGRISFFLNAGIRFVEETCKARAMTELWDRVGRERYGVADAELRRFRYGVQVNSLGLTEAQPENNVIRIVLEALGVTLSKNARARALQLPAWNEALGLPRPWDQQWSLRIQQILAYETDLLEYGDLFDGSPVVAAKVKELTDGAQAELDKVLGMGGAVAAVENAYMKQRLVESHTKRLRAIESGEQMVIGMNAYREAEPSPLTSGAGGAILKVDESAEHAAIERLRAFRSKRSAGDAKAALANLRDAAKSGANVMPASIRCAQAGVTTGEWADALRAVFGEYRAPTGVVVREVRGADPEAEKIRARVRGLAPKLGRPLKLLVGKPGLDGHSNGAEQIAVRARDLGMEVVYEGIRVTPAEIVQSARDEGVHVIGLSILSGSHGVLVLDVLGRLRDAGVRVPVIVGGIIPEDDAAQLRAAGVARVYTPKDFDLTRVLGEVVDVAEAASA
- a CDS encoding cob(I)yrinic acid a,c-diamide adenosyltransferase — protein: MKIYTRRGDSGETDLFAGGRVGKDDVRVEAYGAVDELLAVLGTAAADSQQADLRAFVAEIQSTLFSLGSYLATPDAERRAKSGIAEPAQAWVDALEAAIDRSEAELAPLKRFILPGGTRGAASFHHARVVCRRAERRCVTLHRAQPLSEVALRYLNRLSDLLFVLARVENKRAGVPDVEWAGLG
- the meaB gene encoding methylmalonyl Co-A mutase-associated GTPase MeaB, which gives rise to MTARLLARDRAAVAPALNLADDSRPEERAAARELLAALEARVLFGGAPRLGLTGAPGAGKSTLLDALVRAHRARGETVGIVAVDPSSQKSGGALLGDRVRVRSAANDSGVFFRSLAARESLGGLSDAARAAVTIMAAVFDVVIVETVGVGQSEGDVADLVDTLVFVAQPAAGDTVQFLKAGVLELPDIFAVGKADLGALAERTARELESALALGEKSDVAWIPPVVLLSARDGTGIDALEAAIAKHRAHLAGSALTANRRRGRDAWLRGMLARRYGSYGLAALGGASALAEKLAAAPEVSGFALAEELGAAIERALRGGAA
- a CDS encoding NUDIX domain-containing protein, whose translation is MAERSEEVSAGGLVVRRGASGYEALIAEQVDRNSGRRTIRLPKGKIDPGETREEAALREVREEVGLSARIIAPLGDVSYVFYERRAGRQVAKRVHYYLMAHAAGEAHAADGEMARVLWCALAEAEARMSFDAEREIVARARALLESPEPPTL
- a CDS encoding serine acetyltransferase, which gives rise to MAWTERVKGVVLHQRDRGALRSELPAIAERLLRFLAKVPLPEGVVAEAVAAEFVARLPQVRERLAEDLEAAFEGDPAAKSFAEILVAYPSIQAIAVYRLAHELVKLGAPQLPRIMAEYAHDRTGIDIHPGANIGRRIFIDHGTGVVIGESADIGDNVRIYQGVTLGAFSPRRGQTIRGTKRHPTLEDDVTIYAGATILGGETVIGRGTVISGNAVVTESVPPGSRVVPETQRLEVRQRGETKEPKQLNWEI